One Vitis vinifera cultivar Pinot Noir 40024 chromosome 15, ASM3070453v1 genomic window, CTTAACACATGATAAACTATTGTTTGTTTGCCCCttaataactaattttaaataatttataaaccaACTCATATAAATAAACcgaaaaaatggatgaaaatcaAATACTAGAGTATACTAAATTGGTGttcatattgaataaaaaaaatcaaaatatttgatattttttattaaaataaaaataacttactaatatcaactaatataattaaaataaacctaaaaattattaataataaatttattttagttaatattaattgatattaataaattatttttatttaaataaaaaaattaaatattttgactttttctattttaacaataaacattaaaaattcttatattaacGGGTTTTAGTATCTAAAATATAGTTAGTTGttgaaaattatgaatataattttttttaaaaatatattatttgctTGTACGGAATAATACTTTTCCCACGCTAAAAGTATACAGCAATTTACTAGGGAAGGTAAAGTCAAACACGCGCAAGTAGAGTAAAATCGTAGACTCGATCTGTTTCAGAATTGCGCAACGTGTAAGGTCATTAAAGATACATGTGTCGGCATCGTAGCAGCGCCACCCCACCAGCACCACCAGCACCACCGCCACATCCCCCATCACTATACATAAACTCGAGTCACCAATTCAAACCTCACATTTTCTCTGCTTTCCACCTACGATTCTAACCATCCAAACACAccacaaaaaaaattttaatttgaaaaaaacacGAATTTAAAAACCCTGCTTCGTTTTGTGCTCTATTCTATGGTTTCTGTAAACCCTAACCCACCACAAGGCTTCTACTTGGATCCGATGCAAATGGGACTTCCTGCTCTTGGGTCTCTGCAGCCTACTACTGCTTCTGTTGCTGCGTCGTCTTCGTCGGAGGATCCGAATAAGAAGATCCGGAAGCCCTACACCATCACCAAGTCCAGGGAGAGCTGGACCGAGCAAGAGCACGATAAGTTTCTCGAAGCTTTACAACTGTACGTCGCTCTCGATTACTTGATTTTGGGGTTCTGTTTAGTCGGTGAGAAGAttcaggggggggggggggggaaatTGGAGAATTGTGTGTATGTTTTGTTTCTTGATTTCGGGGAAAGGCTGGGAAAAATGTTCAGTAGGGTCAAGTCAATTGGTCCGTTGAGTGGGGTGGGTTTATTGCTTATTAGGGcttgtttctcttttttcttacctttctttttattttctcgcACTTTCTCCGCAGCCAAATGAGGAATTGACGTTGGTGATTCCGTTAGATATCATCGAATTGAACATTTTCTTAATTGGTTAAtctttttatttccctttttttaatgaggtttttgtttttgtcattTCATTTTGGTTTCTAGAAGTGGGTTTTTGAAAGGAGCCTCCCTTTCTTggctgtttttctttttctttctttttttaagagaTGATTTTAGTCTCTTGTATGATAAATTACGATTCTCAGTTGCATTAGATTGtagattaatttaatttaacatCTGAGATTCTGAATTTAGTAATTTCCATGGATCCCAAGTCCAATCATAATTCCTCAAGAAATAACTGGTTGTTGGGGGATTTCGGGTGAGACTGAACTAAAATTTGAGGTTCTTTAGAGCTCTGTTATGAAATGGCTTTCATACGGTAGGAAAATCATGCATTctgatatatatatgttttttttatccatAGTTTTGATCGAGATTGGAAGAAGATCGAAGCATTTGTTGGGTCCAAAACAGTTATCCAGGTAATTTTATGTAAAGATTGGCTTGTTGCAGGATAAATTTGGTATCTTCTTGAGATATTGTAAATTTGTTTAACTTGCTAAAAGAGCTacatttggactttttaaagcTAAATTTGGAAAGgagtgaaaagaaagagaaatgctGATAATTAGTTACAAGGCATTCCTTTTCCAAGCTATTCATCATTTCCCTCTTCTTTCCAGATCCAAATCGTTGCCAAAGTAAGGTTGAACtggatttgatttggaattACATTTATGTGAAATGCAAAAGTCTTGCAATGTTATGCAATCATTTTTTGGATTTGGAGTATACAAAAATTTTAGTTCCAAAATATCtgtaattctttttcttttttttaaccaattcCTGAAAATGGTCATTTAAGAGTGTTAAatatagatgattttttttttgggcaagcacaaataaaaacaatccaAAAATGAACAAACTGACAAATACTTAGTTTTTCATTAATGTTATTCAAAAATtctatattgaaattaatatgcGTTAATCACTGAAGGAACTGACTTTAATAACTctatatcaaaattaatatgGTTTAATCACTATGACTTGAGTTGTGTTCTGTTTGGTCAAACGCATCACAGTTATTATAGTTGATTTAGGTCAATGCTTGAGACTATAATTTTCTTGAAACTGATTCCAACAGTTCCTCCTAAAGAATGCCTCCTGATGTCATACTATTAATGAAGTTATAAAATCTTCCCATATTATGAAATAACTGttgtgaatatatttttttcatgtggtAAATTATGTTTTATAATCTTAATTTTCTACAAAACAATTTATCTTATCCACTTCATTAGGGAGTTACCCATGAATGTTGATTTCTGTGAGATTTTTGCACTTAGTGTTTGATTACGTAAATTAACTTGTTATAAGTGGGTTACCTGGGAAACAGTAGCTCCATAGATATTTCTTGCATCCAGCTCTTAATTTCTAGGCAACCATTCTGCAGCACGTGGTTATGCATGGTCCCCACTATGCTTGTATGATTCCCTTTCATATCTTTTCACATACGAGATTTTTGCAGATACGTAGCCATGCGCAAAAGTACTTTTTGAAGGTTCAGAAAAATGGTACAAGTGAACATGTGCCTCCTCCTCGGCCAAAGAGGAAAGCAGCCCATCCATACCCACAAAAAGCCTCTAAAAATGGTTTGTGTCTGTCATGTTTGTTCTTCTTTTTAAACtgttacttttatatttttatttagggAGGGGGGGAAATTATATCCTAATGCCCATGTTTGTATGTCTGACAGCTCCAGTGTTTCCCCAAGATACCATGGCATTTCAAACTTCAGCTACTTTGCTTGAACCTGGATTTGTTCTGAGGCCAGATTCATCATCAGTGCTTAGAAATCCAATGAACAATGCAGCTTTGTCTTCCTGGACTTACAACTCTCAACCTCCAGTCAGTGTATCACATGTGACAAAAGGTTTTATACATTCCTGCTCTGTTTTTAACAAGCTTTAACCTTAATTTTTGTCAAAGGCCATTACCTTCAGTATGctaaaatagtttattttattacGACTTTGTTTTCAGATGAGGTAGGATTGGCTGGGCCAGCTATGCAACATAATAATTGCTGCAGTAGTAGCAATGAAAGCACTCCAAGGTCTTGGCCAATTTGTAAAACACATGATCAGGGAAATCAAAGCTTGCCAATACGAGGTTAGcactttttttataagaattgaATTATTAGAAATGCATATAGATGGAAACTGATGGTAAAATTTGAATTGTCTAATTCTTAAAATGCATCTAAGTTCTAGTATGACATATATGTCGTAAACAAAAGGAGTATTAATGATATGGATCCTCCCCCTATCTATATGCAtatatgattttgttttatatgattCTGGTTTACTTAGGCACAGTAAAGAAGATAGTAAATATGAGAAGTCTTCACTATCATTTTTGTGCTTGCCATCACTCAGTGTAACCCTTAACCATCAATTTAACAGCTGATATGTTGTACTTAATTAGGGTCATATCTTGTGTTTACATAAGATACTCAAGTAGGCTAGCAATCTCTCCTTTAATGCTTGGCACTGCTCTATATCATTTGGTAAttattctttcatatttttttattgagtaTAAGTTTTCATTTGCTGCAGTTATGCCAGATTTTGCTCAAGTGTACAGCTTCATCGGTAGTGTTTTTGACCCCAATGGAAGTGGTCACTTGCAGAAATTAAAGAACATGGACCCAATAAATATGGAAACGGTACgtcattttttagtattttgctTTTTCTGTGTTTGGGAAGTAGATTAGTTGTTTACATGGCAACACATGGCTGATACTTGGTCAATTTGAGGGGAAAAGTACTAGAGACAGTATAAGATAAATTTTCACTTACCATATGAAGAACATCAGCTCAAGTTTCCTGGTTCATCTCATCTTTTGAAGAATCCCttaagaattattattttttttataggcagataataagattttataaaaatatcaatgcTTGaactagtaaaaataaaaatagatgtAGAAGCAATATAAGAATGTTGGTTATTTTTATACCTTTATCAGTTTTTGGAAATGATTCACTAAGCTTCTTGTGTGATCTGTGTGTATTGTGTGTACATGAGCTTATTCACATTTTACACTAGTGCTTTAGATTTACCTTTTTTGCTCAGATTGCTTAAAAAACTGATGTTTTACTTGGGGATTTTATGTGGCTGTCCAGGTATTGCTATTGATGAGAAACCTTACAATCAATTTAACAAGCCCTGAATTTGCAGATCATGTAAGTAATTTTTTCCACTTACATCTGATTCTTCTGAATGCTATTCTGAATTTCACTGGGgtgaaatgttttaaattttaatcaatGCAGAGGAAGTTGCTCTCATCTTATGATGCTGACTTTGAGAAGGCTAAATCCAGCAGCACTCGCAGTATTCTCCATGTTGGTAAATCAGAGAGTGCTATTCTATCAGCATAAGAAGTAAGAaggtagaaagaaaaaaaacccgaCTTTCATCTGTGTTTTTTGGCAACATGATtgcttcctttttttatttcatccaAACATGTTGCTGACTTTTAAGCAGAGAAATGCCAGGGTGCAAAGGGGGAAACTGTCTATGAGTGATCTCTCTTGCTGTTTCTAATAGTAATAATGAGAAGTGTCCAGATTCTCTCCACTAGTTTATGTATATACGTAGGTGTGATGGGGTGTATATGTGCCACCAGCATGGTTTGTTTGATGCCATTGCCTTTGCCTTTTTTGGGTTTTCCGTTTCGTGCTTGTTTATGTCAGGCGTTGCAGTATATATGTTATCTTGAAGGCCTATTGTATCCTGTAGGCCAGCACCCATTGTATAGTGTGTTTTTGGTGTACATATCTGCTGAGTTTTGACTGGCACACTTGTGTGAGATGTGTTTTTGAGAGGCTTTGGTTATATAAATAATGTTATGGACGAACTGTGTTTCAAtcaaaagtgaaagaaaactGTTAAACTGAACAAAATTACGGACTCTGGTAGACCTCAGCGTCTTGAGCAGTTTTGAGGAATTTCACTGCCGCCTCGAAGTTTAGGAAAACATTTTCATGTGTTCAGGCAAAGAAAGTGGGTTAATTCATTATCTATTACAAACtccttgatattttttatttatttttcacagaCCTTTCAACCCTCTCAAAACATGGGTTTATGTAAGGAAATTTTGAAGTTACAGGAAGTAGGTCCATTTAACAAAAACTAAGAGAGataaataagagaatgaaaTTGAAGTGAAGaaagaatttcaaaattcagtCGTGCGCACTTGTTGCAAAATCCAACTATTCTTTCAagacaattacaaaattatttttaagttcccAGCAAATATGGTTAGAATAAAGGGGAATGTGAACTTAACCCAGAATGAAAGGTGCAAAAAGGGCTtgtgaaacttttttttttttttggtcaacaaaaaaaaaagagcagaCCCAAAATCCCAACCAtataaaatgcataaaatacACTCTCCGCTGTCCGATTCGCCTCTTGAATTCTGAAATAAAGCATTTGTCAAACTCAATTCTCCAATTGGAGGAGTTTGTGGACTAAGTGAAAGATGATGCATAGAGTTCAATATACACAACCACAATCCATCATCCCACTATCTGTACCTAAAACCACCCGACTCTAGCCCATGCCCATGCCCATGCCCTTGACCACCATGCCCCCCACCAGCAGCTAATGGATGGATCTGCTTTGAATTTGCCCTCAGCTCCATTTCTATCAGCCTCTGTATTGCATCAGGATGATTGCTTCCATCACTTACATCAGGACCTGAAAATAGCAACGAATAAgaatttttcccttttcttttttttcaacaGTGATACCATCAACAAATAAGTTTATCAGCATCtaaaaattctgaaaacaatAAGAGAGATGACAACAACCTTGCAATGGTGGTGATGACAGATGACATTGATAACAAGAGTTCAGCCACAGGGCTGTTTTTTACcctaaataaaaattggaaagcCTCCATCATATACTAGGCAGGGATTAGATTAGGCCCCACTAAAGAGAACCCTGCATTGATAGTTTACCTAAAATGGGCTATCCCCAGTACAATGTAAATGAACCTGAGTGGGAACTAGCAAAAGTAAAACATAAGCCCACATTTTTTGACGTGTTATTTTGACAATGCCACAACATGGAAAGCAATATCATAAGAAATCGTTCAGGTAAGAGCTCTAAGCTGTGAATATCTAACTGTATACTTGTGCACGAccactaaaattaaaatagtatgTAACTGGatggaattcagtaattccatGCTTATGATTGTATAATGATATTGTGAAGTAAGGTTTCATATTCAGAAGCTGGATCTAGCTTTCAGCCACTCAAAAATGAGGAGAGAATTTGTggatgtttttgaaaatgtcaGATAAGTTCAATCCACAGCACCAATTAGGGCTATAAAAGCTTTTGGGCCTCTATCCAGGGCATTGATGAAACCTTAGAACGGTTCAAGACCACAAATTGACTTCCCTAAGCTGCACAAAATATACATTTGCATTTTGGGGATGAAGCTAGATCCCTAACtattccaaaaagaaaagacaGAAGGAGCTTGCGTTTATAACTTGCCTAATGTAATGAAAAGTGCAGGGCAGACAGCAAGAAAAAAGCGAATGCTTTACCTGGCACTGGCATTCCAAGACCACCAAAGTTAGGTTGTCGATGACCAAAAGGAAACCCTTGCAGAGGGTTCACTTCCTGCACGAAATTAGTCGCCTGATTGTTGGGACGAAGGGGCAGTGGTGCCCCCCTTGGAAATCCCCGTAGTGGGTGAGGCGGAGGGAAATTGCCAGGCATGTGCATCTGCTGTAACATAGGATGATGAGCAGGATGATCAAACCCTGTCAGCCCAGTACTGGGATGATGGAAAGGAGGGCGAAACATATTTGCAGGAAATTGATGATTTGGTGGAGGGTCATGATGGATGATGTTCTCGGGAGCCATGAACTTCATTTGAGAATTAATTTGAGCAGTATGAGAATCTAATGGATGAAATAATGGCCTCCCATGATTCATCTGAGGGTGATGAAGCTGTGGAGAAGATGGTTGGGCATGAAGATTTTGATGGTCCATAACCTCATAAGGAGCATGAATAAAAGGTGGACCCTCTGAACCTCCTGCCATTGATCTTTCATCGTTGAGGCCAGTGTTCAAAGCTGCAAGTTTTTCAACAATGTCAATTGGTGTGTTTGAGGATAAAAATTCTGTTTTAGTTGAATTCCCTGCACGCATAAACAGGGAGTTTTGGGGGTTCAGTGGATCGCTGACAGAAATCAAGCTATCCTCTTCAGGCAGCCGAATTTCAGCCTCCCCATCAAAGCCACCAAGCTTAGACACTATTTCGGCTCGGAGCTGTGACGAATCCACATCAGATCTAGGATCATCAAGCTGTAGCCAATTACCTCCAATCTTATCTGATTTGGTTGGCTGTCTGCGGTTTGACACCAAAACACTGCTTTCAGCACCAGTCCTGTTGAATCTAATTTCCCCAACTGCAGAAGGAAGGAGACCATCATCTATGACTGGAATGGACAACCCATGAGGCTCTGAAACATGGATTCTTGTAGACCCTACTGA contains:
- the LOC100855334 gene encoding protein REVEILLE 6 translates to MVSVNPNPPQGFYLDPMQMGLPALGSLQPTTASVAASSSSEDPNKKIRKPYTITKSRESWTEQEHDKFLEALQLFDRDWKKIEAFVGSKTVIQIRSHAQKYFLKVQKNGTSEHVPPPRPKRKAAHPYPQKASKNAPVFPQDTMAFQTSATLLEPGFVLRPDSSSVLRNPMNNAALSSWTYNSQPPVSVSHVTKDEVGLAGPAMQHNNCCSSSNESTPRSWPICKTHDQGNQSLPIRVMPDFAQVYSFIGSVFDPNGSGHLQKLKNMDPINMETVLLLMRNLTINLTSPEFADHRKLLSSYDADFEKAKSSSTRSILHVGKSESAILSA